Within the Maledivibacter sp. genome, the region ACAGACATGAGAAGATTGCCAAAGCCGTTAGGAAGGCTTTAACCGAAGGTGGATTAGAGTTATATCCCCTAGATGGTTTTTCTAATACGGTAACTACAGTAAATATCCCAGAAGGGATATCCTATCAACAAATCTTTGAAGGTATGGTTAATGAACATAATATTATGATCGCAGGAGCCTTTGGATTTTTAAAGGATAAGGTTATCAGAATAGGTCATATGGGACAAAATTGCTATGAAGAAAAATTATATTTAACTTTAAAAGCATTAGATCAAGTATTGAGGCAAGTTGGTATAAAGCTTAAAGGAGAATTGCATAAATTATTTGTATCTAATATTGAGGATTAATGATATAAGGCAGTGTTAAAACTTGAAATTCAATACTGACCTTCCCACGTTTATCCTATATATTTAATATCCTATGAATATTCCTGTAACCCATAGTCTTATATGGATCATAGGAATATTTTTTACTTTAGAAGAAAAATGCTATTTATCCTTGTGTATATTATGCAATGAATTTATAAAGTAACAGCTTTTATATCTCTATTTGTAGTTTTTGTATAATTTTTTCTGGGTAAACATATATATAAATAAATTTATATATATTATAATGATAGTATGCAAAGGGAAATCTAGTAAAATTAAGGAGGGAGCATTACATGAATATAAGTTACAATAATCTGGATAAGAATATTTCTTTTGAAGGGGTTATATTACCCTATTTTGAAGATCATTCAGTGAATTATGATGTGTTAGGGATTTTAGATGGTAACAAACTACCCATGGAATACTTAAAGAATAAAGAGTTATTTTCAGGTAAGAAGGATGAGACATATCATTTGTGCTTTTCTAAGGATAATACGGCCTTAGAGGTTGTGCTAATGGGGCTTGGTAAGAAGGAAGAGCTAACGGGACATATTCTTAGAAAGGCAGTGGCTAAAGGCTATAAGGCTTTAAAGAAAAAAAAGGTAGTAAATATAGGTGTGTATTTAGAAGCCGTAAAAGAGGGACTAAAATGCAATTATGCCATGGCTAGGAATACTGCTGAAGCTATTGTTATGGCAGATTATAAATTTGATGCTTACAAAACAGATAGGAAGGAAGAGTTATTAGAAGAGGTTGTACTGCTTTTAAATGACATCGATGAAGAGTTTAAAAATGGTTTTAATGAAGGAATCAGTTTAGGTAATAACAATGTTTTTGCAAGGAAACTTGTCAATGACCCTGCCAATATACTTACACCGGAGGAACTAGCTAATAGAGTAGTTAAGCTTGGAAAAGAAAAGGGTTTTGATACAGAAATCTATGAGCTAGACAAAATCAAGGAATTAAAGATGGAATCATATTTAGCCGTTACTAGGGCATCAGCAAAACCGCCGAAATTTATAATCATGAGATATAATGGAAATCCTGGAGGAGAGACCCTAGGCTTTGTTGGTAAGGGACTTACCTATGATGCAGGTGGACTTTCTATAAAACCAACAAGCGGTATGGTAAATATGAAAAGTGACATGGGAGGTGCCGCTGCGGTCATAGGTGCAATTGGAGCCATTGCAGAAAACAAATTGAAGGTTAATGTAACAGCTGTGGTAGCAGCTTGTGAAAATATGATATCCGGCGATAGCTATAAACCAGGTGATATTATAGGTTCCATGGGAGGTAAGACCATTTTTATAGGCAATACAGATGCAGAGGGTAGACTTACATTAATAGATGCTATGCATTATATTGTTAACCATGAGAAAGTAAATAAAGTAATTGATATTGCAACTCTTACGGGGGCAGCAATACATTGTTTGGGAACTGAAGGTACCGTTAGTATTGGAAATGATGACGATTTCTTTGGGCTGGTAGAGGAAAGCTTTAATAAGGCTGGAGAAAATATATGGAGAATGCCAATCTTTGAAGAATACAAGGAGCTTATTAAACACTCTGAGGCAGATTTAACTAATACCGCGGGTAGTCCAGGGACTATTACAGCAGGTATGTTCATTGGTGAGTTTGCAGGGGACCTGCCTTGGGTTCATCTAGATATCGCTGGAACTGCTATGGCTAAAAAGGAGAAGGCGTATATTTCAAAGGGTGGAACCGGTGTAGCAGTTAGGCCTCTATACTATTTAGCTAAAAAAATTGCTGAGTAAAATCCATAAATTATAATTAAATGATTATTCTAAAAAAGTCCCCATGGAAATTCACATGGGGATTTTTCATTTAATTGGGCAAATTGTATAATTACAATCCTCAAAAACTTACTACTACATATAGTCTTAAATGCCCTGGAGGCATACCACATTTATTATGCAACTTAGCCAAGTTAGAATTATGCAATTTCCTCAATTAATTAAATGAAAAATAAATTTTAATTCTTTGAGGTTTATATTATAATGTTTGTATTGGGCATATGAAAAAATAAACAAGTTGGTTTACGAAGTGATTTTGATTATTTTCTGGGCATTACGTCATGGGCATACTCACTGTATATAAGGGATAAAGTAACGACGGAAGGAATCAAAAAGACGAGTAAGGTGATTAATTTATTTTTTGAATCTATCTTATGTTATAAAACTATAAAATTTTATTATATTTACAGGAATTGAAATATTTATATAGAATAAATAGGATAAGAGAACAATTGTTTTCTGTTCTTAATATGTGTAAAGATGGAGAGAGTGGTATGGAAAAAATATTAACCAAAAAACTCGAAAGACAAAAACGATTTACTGAAGATATATTGGCGGGGATGATAGACCTTGTAAGGGTGGTAGATAAAAATAATAGGATCATATTTATAAATGATCCCATGAAGAATTTGTTGGGAGATGTAAGGGGCGAAATGTGCTATAGAGCCTTGGGAAAGTGTCGTAAATGTGAAACCTGTATAACCGAAACCACTATAAATCATGGTAATATAATTAATAAAGAAGAGATTGTAGGAAATAAGATTTTTTCTGTTGTCAGCTCTCCTATACGTGATGAAAATGGAGAAATATATTGTGCTGTTGAGGTTTTTAGAGATGTCACCGAAAAAAAAGCAATGGAAAAAACCATACTTGAAAAAAATCTCAAAATGAAAAGCGATCTTGATTTCGCAAAGAAAATTCAACAGAGAATAATACCAGAGGATGGAATATATAATGATATGATAAAGATATATTCAGAATATATTCCAAGTGAAATTTTGGGAGGAGACGTTTTCGATATTATAGATATAGATGAAGACAATATAGGTATATATATAGCTGATGTGGCGGGACATGGAGTAACAGCTTCAATGATAACAATGTTCATTAGGCAGACCTTAAAAAACCTAAAAAAGGACGCCCTTGATCCAGTTCATACTCTTAATTATTTGAATTGCAGATATAAAGAATTGAATCTAGATGATAATTATTATCTAACTATATTATATGGCGTATTTAATAAGACCACTTCCACCATAAGGCTCGTAAATGGTGGCCATAATTGTATGCCCATAATTATTAGACAGTATGAAGCCCAAGAAATATTTTTACCGGGACTTCCCATATGTACCCTTTTTGATAAAGTAGAATGTAACGAGTGTAAAATTGAACTCAGCAGTGGAGATAGGGTGCTTTTTTATACCGATGGAATAAGTGAAGCAAGGAATCCTGAAAAAGAAATCTATTCCGAGCGTATTTTAGATATTTGTTTGGAAAATTTAACAGTCTCTAGTGATAAATTAATAGATACTATTATAGACGATGTGAAGGACTTTTCAAATAACAATTTAGATGATGATGTAGCTATAATGATGATGGAAATGTCGTAATTACAAAAGCTGTTTATGGTGTTTTTGTAATATATGTATATCCTCATTTTTCATTCCCATACTTTTTCTATAAAGTTTACTATCATTCCCAATATTTTCATTATTTGACTCGGAAATATTTATATAAGGCATATGGAAAAATAAACTAGTCATCTTACTTGTTTATTTTTTTCATTTGCATAAAACCCCATATTAAGTTAATCTGGGCTAAAACTTAGAACTATAAATACGTATTTGATATATGTTATAATAAAAGCTAGGACACACTGAGTTTTGAGGAGTGAAGATCTTGGCTAAAAGAAGAAAAAGACTAAACAAGACTAGATTTCTAATATTTTTACTAGTAGTTGCTTCTATGATATTTGGAGTAATAAAGTTTACTCAGTTTTTAATCACTACCTTAGGTAATAAAGGTGTTAACTTTAAAAGAGTAAATACAATTGAATATATAAAAAGAAAAGATGAAAACAGAAAAGTCTATATAGAAAGCTTTAATCAATATATTTTTAAATTTGAACAAAAAAAGCTCCATGCATATGACAAAAAGGGGAATATGCTATGGGAAAAGACTTTAGATATTGACAAGGTTATTGTAAAGGGAAATAAGGATAATATAGTGGTTGTCGACTGTTTTGGTGGGAAAATGTATTATATAGATTATGAAGGCGAAATTAAAACAGAACACAACTTTGGAAAAGAAATAATGGATATGAAAATTAATGATAGCGGTTATGCTCTTGTCATGCTTCAAGAGGAAGTAAGTGTATTTAATTCCCATGGAGAATCAATCTCAAATTTTACTATTCCTAATGGAGAGGTTATAGATGGAGATTTATCTCCTGACAATATTACTATAGCACTTACAATATTAGTCGCTGAAGAAAAAAAGTTTTATAGTAATATTTTATTTTATTCACTGGAAGGAAAGGTTTTAGCCGGTAAAAAGTTTGACAATAATGTCATCAATAAAATATTTTTAATTAGTGATAAAAGCTTGCTGGTTTTAAGTGAAAATAGTGTATTGATGCTAACCAGCGAAAATAATATTCTTTGGGAAAAGAAATTTGAAGAGACTTTAAATAGAGGGAAGCTAGAGGATAATGAATTACTTGTATTAAATCTTGTTATGAAAAAAAATACCATAATAGATACAAAGAATAAAAACATTATAGGTGGGCTAGATTTAAATGGTAATATTTTGTATAAAATCCCTGTTGCAGGAGAAGTTCTAGGATTAGATACTATTAATGATCGAATTGGAGTTTTTACAAATAGAACTATATATATAATTGATAAAAAAGGGAATACGATTTTAGAGAAAAAGAT harbors:
- a CDS encoding SpoIIE family protein phosphatase, giving the protein MEKILTKKLERQKRFTEDILAGMIDLVRVVDKNNRIIFINDPMKNLLGDVRGEMCYRALGKCRKCETCITETTINHGNIINKEEIVGNKIFSVVSSPIRDENGEIYCAVEVFRDVTEKKAMEKTILEKNLKMKSDLDFAKKIQQRIIPEDGIYNDMIKIYSEYIPSEILGGDVFDIIDIDEDNIGIYIADVAGHGVTASMITMFIRQTLKNLKKDALDPVHTLNYLNCRYKELNLDDNYYLTILYGVFNKTTSTIRLVNGGHNCMPIIIRQYEAQEIFLPGLPICTLFDKVECNECKIELSSGDRVLFYTDGISEARNPEKEIYSERILDICLENLTVSSDKLIDTIIDDVKDFSNNNLDDDVAIMMMEMS
- a CDS encoding leucyl aminopeptidase — encoded protein: MNISYNNLDKNISFEGVILPYFEDHSVNYDVLGILDGNKLPMEYLKNKELFSGKKDETYHLCFSKDNTALEVVLMGLGKKEELTGHILRKAVAKGYKALKKKKVVNIGVYLEAVKEGLKCNYAMARNTAEAIVMADYKFDAYKTDRKEELLEEVVLLLNDIDEEFKNGFNEGISLGNNNVFARKLVNDPANILTPEELANRVVKLGKEKGFDTEIYELDKIKELKMESYLAVTRASAKPPKFIIMRYNGNPGGETLGFVGKGLTYDAGGLSIKPTSGMVNMKSDMGGAAAVIGAIGAIAENKLKVNVTAVVAACENMISGDSYKPGDIIGSMGGKTIFIGNTDAEGRLTLIDAMHYIVNHEKVNKVIDIATLTGAAIHCLGTEGTVSIGNDDDFFGLVEESFNKAGENIWRMPIFEEYKELIKHSEADLTNTAGSPGTITAGMFIGEFAGDLPWVHLDIAGTAMAKKEKAYISKGGTGVAVRPLYYLAKKIAE
- a CDS encoding DUF5711 family protein produces the protein MAKRRKRLNKTRFLIFLLVVASMIFGVIKFTQFLITTLGNKGVNFKRVNTIEYIKRKDENRKVYIESFNQYIFKFEQKKLHAYDKKGNMLWEKTLDIDKVIVKGNKDNIVVVDCFGGKMYYIDYEGEIKTEHNFGKEIMDMKINDSGYALVMLQEEVSVFNSHGESISNFTIPNGEVIDGDLSPDNITIALTILVAEEKKFYSNILFYSLEGKVLAGKKFDNNVINKIFLISDKSLLVLSENSVLMLTSENNILWEKKFEETLNRGKLEDNELLVLNLVMKKNTIIDTKNKNIIGGLDLNGNILYKIPVAGEVLGLDTINDRIGVFTNRTIYIIDKKGNTILEKKINKDIKNIYWISKENLLVIYKDKLEVMEID